The proteins below are encoded in one region of Qipengyuania sp. HL-TH1:
- the folP gene encoding dihydropteroate synthase, which yields MSGQVYIRPIGLVPGPQSEHGNAIRLAGTMVYASRFAVILRRDGEVVERWLAAPDTMAEALGRLPDELGAEGEAQWANLTLAHPALELGARTVRLDQPQVMGILNVTPDSFSDGGRFLDDAEAGRDHAAAMVEAGAAIIDVGGESTRPGAKPLWEGDEIKRVVPAIEACAGMGAAVSVDTRKAAVMEAALEAGAHLVNDVSGLAHDPRSAEVVARAGCPVVLMHAPGAAGEDLHAGGDYASAVFDVFDALRARRDAALEAGIAAQHILLDPGIGFGKSLAENLALMNALPLFHALGHPLLLGASRKRMIGALSKEAPVEQRLGGSVALALEGMRAGVQLVRVHDVAETVQARNVWRGLRDAALTDFADLPA from the coding sequence CGCAGTCCGAACATGGCAATGCCATCCGGCTGGCGGGAACCATGGTCTATGCGAGCCGCTTTGCGGTGATCCTGCGCCGAGATGGCGAAGTGGTCGAGCGCTGGCTTGCCGCGCCTGACACCATGGCCGAAGCGCTCGGCCGCCTGCCCGACGAGCTTGGCGCCGAGGGCGAGGCGCAATGGGCCAATCTCACGCTCGCGCACCCCGCGCTCGAGCTGGGCGCGCGCACGGTCCGTCTCGACCAGCCGCAGGTGATGGGCATTCTCAACGTCACGCCCGACAGCTTCAGCGACGGCGGGCGCTTCCTCGACGATGCCGAGGCAGGCCGGGACCACGCCGCCGCCATGGTCGAAGCGGGGGCAGCGATCATCGATGTGGGCGGCGAAAGCACGCGCCCGGGCGCCAAGCCGCTGTGGGAAGGCGACGAGATCAAGCGCGTCGTTCCCGCGATCGAGGCCTGCGCCGGCATGGGCGCGGCGGTCAGCGTGGACACGCGCAAGGCGGCAGTAATGGAAGCCGCGCTGGAAGCGGGCGCGCATCTGGTCAACGACGTCTCGGGCCTCGCGCATGATCCGCGCAGCGCCGAAGTGGTCGCACGCGCCGGTTGTCCGGTGGTGCTGATGCATGCGCCCGGCGCGGCGGGCGAGGACCTGCATGCGGGCGGCGACTATGCCAGCGCGGTGTTCGACGTGTTCGACGCGCTGCGCGCGCGGCGCGATGCGGCGCTCGAAGCGGGGATAGCGGCGCAGCACATCCTGCTCGATCCGGGTATCGGCTTCGGCAAGAGCCTGGCGGAAAACCTCGCGCTGATGAACGCGCTGCCGCTGTTCCACGCGCTGGGTCATCCGCTGCTGCTGGGGGCCAGCCGTAAGCGCATGATCGGCGCGCTGTCGAAGGAAGCGCCGGTCGAGCAGCGGCTGGGCGGCAGCGTGGCGCTGGCGCTCGAGGGGATGCGCGCGGGCGTGCAATTGGTGCGTGTCCACGATGTCGCCGAGACGGTGCAGGCGCGCAATGTCTGGCGCGGCCTGCGCGATGCCGCGCTGACCGACTTCGCCGACCTGCCCGCCTAG
- a CDS encoding SDR family oxidoreductase: MGKLDDMLCVVTGGARGIGKAICAAYLAEGARVVLTDIDEDEGRKAAAELGCSFHRLDVASETEWDALAAAFPAIDVLVNNAGITGFEDGPAPHDPENASLAEWHRVHSVNTDGCFLGCRYALRAMKAKGTGSIINMSSRSGLVGIPGAAAYAASKAAMRNHSKSVALYAAQQGWAIRCNSVHPAAILTDIWEPMLGDGPDRDAKMAALVADTPLKRFGTAEEVAAACVYLASADSGYMTGAELTLDGGLLAGSAASPGS, from the coding sequence ATGGGCAAGCTCGACGACATGCTGTGCGTGGTTACCGGCGGCGCACGCGGCATCGGCAAGGCGATATGCGCCGCTTATCTGGCCGAAGGCGCGCGCGTCGTGCTCACCGATATCGACGAAGACGAAGGTAGGAAAGCCGCCGCCGAGCTCGGCTGCAGCTTCCACCGCCTCGACGTCGCCAGCGAGACCGAATGGGACGCGCTGGCCGCGGCCTTCCCCGCGATCGACGTGCTGGTCAACAACGCCGGCATCACCGGGTTCGAGGACGGCCCCGCCCCGCACGATCCCGAGAACGCCAGCCTTGCCGAATGGCACCGCGTGCACAGCGTCAATACCGACGGCTGCTTCCTCGGTTGCCGCTACGCCCTGCGCGCGATGAAGGCCAAGGGTACCGGCTCGATCATCAACATGTCCTCGCGCTCGGGCCTCGTCGGCATTCCCGGCGCGGCGGCCTATGCCGCGAGCAAGGCGGCGATGCGCAACCACAGCAAGTCGGTCGCGCTCTACGCCGCGCAGCAAGGCTGGGCGATCCGCTGCAACTCGGTCCACCCCGCCGCGATCCTCACCGACATCTGGGAGCCGATGCTGGGCGACGGGCCCGACCGCGACGCGAAGATGGCCGCGCTGGTCGCCGATACGCCGCTGAAGCGCTTTGGCACGGCCGAAGAGGTCGCCGCGGCCTGCGTCTACCTCGCCAGCGCCGACAGCGGCTATATGACCGGCGCCGAACTCACGCTCGACGGCGGGCTGCTGGCGGGCAGCGCCGCTTCGCCCGGAAGCTAG
- a CDS encoding sigma-54 dependent transcriptional regulator, translating to MATQQSRVLMLIDDEPAQSRLVSALAARDGWRTLTVADGEQALALLASPEGRDITAILLDQWVPGDRACDLIRDLRAARPDAPLLMLTASASPRLAVEAMRAGATDYVVKPVEPDRLLQALASATRAGRPTAELQPLAEKLPHPVDFDGMVGTAAPFRTALAKAATAARGHAHVLVEGESGSGKDMLTNAMHAASTRAKAAMRKVHCAGMPPASLESLLFGHEQGAFAGAFDRQRGLIEHCDGGTLILDDVDRIPAEQQERLAEVLATGIVRPTGAAHGFRVDLRIFATSDFALAELAATGGFSQALYDQLSATRIRMPALRERLGDIPGLTRYFLAKIGEQPGLQHHSIADSGLSLLEAYDWPGNVRQLQAVLFRACVFEQREALTAHSFPQLAELLGDQADRGESRARGLGVLLYTDDGNVRPLEEIEADIIRLAIGHYRGRMTEVARRLGIGRSTLYRKLSELGIDNAA from the coding sequence ATGGCGACACAGCAATCACGCGTGTTGATGCTGATCGACGACGAGCCGGCACAAAGCCGGCTGGTGTCCGCGCTTGCCGCGCGCGACGGCTGGCGCACGCTGACCGTTGCCGATGGCGAACAGGCGCTCGCGCTGCTCGCTTCGCCCGAAGGCCGCGACATCACGGCGATCCTGCTCGACCAATGGGTGCCGGGCGACCGCGCCTGCGACCTGATCCGCGATTTGCGCGCCGCGCGGCCCGATGCACCGCTGCTGATGCTTACCGCCAGCGCCTCGCCCCGGCTCGCCGTCGAGGCGATGCGCGCGGGCGCTACCGATTACGTCGTCAAACCGGTCGAACCCGACCGCCTGCTGCAGGCCTTGGCAAGCGCCACGCGCGCCGGACGGCCCACCGCCGAACTCCAGCCGCTGGCCGAGAAGCTTCCCCACCCGGTAGACTTCGACGGCATGGTCGGCACCGCCGCCCCCTTCCGCACCGCGCTGGCCAAGGCTGCAACCGCCGCGCGCGGGCATGCGCATGTGCTGGTCGAGGGCGAAAGCGGCTCGGGCAAGGACATGCTCACCAATGCGATGCATGCCGCCAGCACGCGCGCCAAGGCCGCGATGCGCAAGGTCCATTGCGCCGGGATGCCGCCCGCCTCGCTCGAATCGCTGTTGTTCGGCCATGAACAGGGCGCCTTCGCCGGGGCATTCGACCGCCAGCGCGGATTGATCGAGCATTGCGACGGCGGCACGCTGATCCTCGACGATGTCGACCGTATACCCGCCGAGCAGCAGGAGCGCCTCGCCGAAGTCCTCGCCACCGGGATCGTCCGCCCGACCGGCGCCGCGCACGGCTTTCGCGTCGATTTGCGCATTTTCGCCACCAGCGATTTCGCGCTGGCCGAGCTCGCCGCGACGGGCGGGTTCTCGCAGGCCCTTTACGACCAGCTTTCGGCCACCCGCATCCGCATGCCCGCGCTACGCGAGCGGCTGGGCGACATCCCCGGACTGACACGCTATTTCCTCGCCAAGATCGGCGAACAGCCGGGGCTCCAGCACCACTCGATCGCCGACAGCGGGCTGAGCCTGCTCGAAGCCTATGACTGGCCGGGCAACGTCCGCCAGTTGCAGGCGGTATTGTTCCGCGCCTGCGTGTTCGAACAGCGCGAGGCGCTGACTGCACACAGCTTCCCGCAGCTGGCCGAACTGCTCGGCGACCAGGCCGATCGCGGCGAGAGCCGCGCGCGCGGCCTGGGCGTGCTGCTCTACACCGATGACGGCAATGTCCGCCCGCTGGAAGAGATCGAGGCCGACATCATTCGCCTCGCAATCGGCCATTACCGCGGGCGCATGACCGAAGTCGCGCGCCGGCTCGGGATCGGCCGCTCGACGCTCTACCGCAAGCTCAGCGAACTCGGCATCGACAACGCCGCCTGA
- a CDS encoding aa3-type cytochrome c oxidase subunit IV, with product MESANDHKAHNQTYGSFIGTLKWSVPLIAIITLVVVILIAD from the coding sequence ATGGAATCCGCCAACGACCACAAGGCGCACAACCAGACCTACGGCTCGTTCATCGGCACGCTCAAATGGTCGGTCCCGCTGATCGCCATCATCACGCTGGTCGTCGTCATCCTGATTGCCGACTAG
- a CDS encoding NAD(P) transhydrogenase subunit alpha, with protein MALRIAALKERAPGENRVALTPETAKKFAALGAVVAVEEGAGLAAAITDQAYRDAGAEVLTAQQAVAEADIVLGVQAPELMALAGAKPGAWVAATFDPFRNGELVAAYAKGGFEALSMEFMPRITRAQSMDVLSSQSNLAGYKAVLTAANVYGRAFPMMMTAAGTIQAAKVFVMGVGVAGLQAIATAKRLGAQVSATDVRSATKEQIQSLGAKPIFVEDVAGIEGEGSGGYATEMSEEYQKAQAELVSGHIAKQDIVITTALIPGRPAPRLISDAQIASMKPGSVIFDLAVAQGSNVEGSKPDEVIEKHGVKIVGYSNTAGHLAADASALFARNLFNFLSAFWDKEAGKPVLDEEIGDAVRLTQGGKVVNERLTTA; from the coding sequence ATGGCGCTACGCATCGCGGCGCTGAAAGAGCGCGCACCGGGCGAGAACCGGGTTGCGTTGACTCCCGAAACGGCGAAGAAATTTGCCGCTCTCGGGGCTGTAGTCGCAGTGGAGGAGGGCGCCGGTCTGGCCGCCGCCATCACCGACCAGGCCTATCGCGACGCAGGGGCCGAAGTGCTCACAGCGCAGCAGGCGGTCGCGGAGGCGGATATCGTGCTCGGTGTGCAGGCACCCGAGCTCATGGCGCTCGCGGGGGCCAAGCCGGGCGCATGGGTCGCAGCGACCTTCGACCCGTTCCGCAATGGCGAGCTGGTCGCAGCCTATGCCAAGGGCGGCTTCGAAGCGCTGTCGATGGAATTCATGCCGCGCATCACCCGCGCGCAGAGCATGGATGTGCTCTCCAGCCAGTCGAACCTCGCCGGCTACAAGGCGGTGCTGACTGCGGCCAATGTCTATGGCCGCGCCTTTCCGATGATGATGACCGCTGCCGGTACTATCCAGGCGGCCAAGGTCTTTGTGATGGGCGTGGGCGTGGCGGGCCTGCAGGCAATCGCCACCGCCAAGCGGCTGGGCGCACAGGTCTCGGCCACCGATGTCCGTTCGGCGACGAAGGAACAGATCCAGTCGCTCGGCGCCAAGCCGATCTTCGTCGAGGATGTCGCGGGCATCGAGGGCGAAGGCTCGGGCGGCTATGCCACCGAAATGTCCGAAGAATACCAGAAGGCACAGGCCGAGCTGGTATCGGGCCACATTGCCAAGCAGGACATCGTCATCACCACCGCGCTGATCCCGGGCCGGCCCGCACCGCGGCTGATCTCGGATGCGCAAATCGCCAGCATGAAGCCGGGCAGCGTGATCTTCGACCTAGCCGTTGCGCAAGGCAGCAATGTCGAGGGCTCCAAGCCCGACGAGGTGATTGAGAAGCACGGGGTCAAGATCGTCGGCTATTCGAACACTGCAGGGCACCTCGCGGCGGACGCGTCGGCCTTGTTTGCGCGCAATCTGTTCAACTTCCTCTCGGCATTCTGGGACAAGGAAGCTGGCAAGCCCGTGCTCGACGAGGAAATCGGCGATGCCGTGCGGTTGACGCAGGGCGGCAAGGTCGTGAACGAGAGACTGACCACCGCGTAA
- a CDS encoding NAD(P) transhydrogenase subunit alpha, whose product MDFISILSIFVLACFVGYYVVWSVTPALHTPLMAVTNAISSVIIVGALIAAAAADVPGAKWLGLLGIVLASVNIFGGFAVTARMLAMYKKKEKK is encoded by the coding sequence ATGGACTTCATTTCGATCCTGTCGATCTTCGTGCTGGCGTGTTTCGTCGGCTATTACGTGGTCTGGTCGGTCACGCCTGCGCTGCACACGCCGCTAATGGCGGTGACCAATGCGATCTCTTCGGTGATCATCGTCGGCGCGCTAATCGCGGCGGCGGCGGCGGACGTGCCGGGGGCGAAGTGGCTTGGGCTGCTCGGCATCGTGCTCGCCAGCGTGAACATCTTCGGCGGCTTCGCGGTTACGGCGCGCATGCTTGCGATGTACAAGAAGAAGGAGAAGAAGTGA
- a CDS encoding NAD(P)(+) transhydrogenase (Re/Si-specific) subunit beta, which translates to MLSLLAAAPVAEAVAHGPVNPWVALAYLVSGVFFILALRGLSSPATSRTGNRFGMIGMLIAVVTTLVTHDIANIVEILIAIAVGGVIGLVIARRIAMTAMPELVAAFHSLVGLAAVLVGWAAYLNPSAFGLLVGGNIGAVSKVEMGLGIAIGAITFSGSVIAFAKLSGRMSGSPILLPARHIINLGTLTAIIVLIGLFALTGHTETLPLIIALTVLAFLIGFLLIIPIGGADMPVVVSMLNSYSGWAAAAMGFTLGNSAMIITGALVGSSGAILSYIMCRAMNRSFLSVIAGGFGAEDGGAAGGEPREQRPYKQGSAADAAFMLEQAEKVIIIPGYGMAVAQAQHALREMTDILEEKGVEVKFAIHPVAGRMPGHMNVLLAEASVDYDKVFELEDINSEFAQADVAFIIGANDVVNPAAKTDKSSPIYGMPVFDVDKAKQVFFIKRSMGGVGYAGVDNDVFYMDQTMMLLSDAKKMVEEIVKALD; encoded by the coding sequence ATGCTTTCTCTCCTTGCAGCTGCGCCTGTTGCAGAGGCAGTCGCACACGGTCCGGTGAACCCATGGGTGGCGCTCGCGTATCTCGTATCGGGCGTCTTCTTCATCCTCGCGCTGCGCGGCCTGTCCTCGCCCGCGACGAGCCGGACGGGCAATCGCTTCGGCATGATCGGCATGCTGATCGCGGTGGTGACGACGCTGGTGACGCACGACATCGCCAACATCGTCGAGATTCTGATCGCTATCGCGGTCGGCGGCGTGATCGGCCTCGTCATCGCCCGCCGTATTGCCATGACCGCGATGCCCGAACTGGTCGCAGCTTTCCACTCGCTGGTCGGCCTCGCAGCGGTTCTGGTGGGCTGGGCGGCCTATCTCAATCCGAGCGCATTCGGCCTGCTGGTGGGCGGCAATATCGGCGCGGTCTCGAAGGTCGAGATGGGTCTCGGCATCGCCATCGGCGCGATCACTTTCTCCGGCTCGGTCATTGCCTTTGCCAAGCTTTCGGGGCGGATGAGCGGGTCGCCGATCCTGCTGCCCGCGCGCCACATCATCAACCTCGGTACGTTGACCGCGATCATCGTGCTCATCGGTCTTTTCGCCCTGACCGGACACACCGAAACCCTGCCGCTTATCATCGCGCTAACCGTGCTGGCCTTCCTGATCGGCTTCCTGCTGATCATCCCGATCGGCGGGGCGGACATGCCGGTCGTGGTGTCGATGCTGAACAGCTATTCGGGCTGGGCCGCGGCGGCGATGGGCTTCACGCTGGGCAACAGCGCGATGATCATCACCGGCGCGCTGGTGGGCTCTTCGGGCGCGATCCTCAGCTACATCATGTGCCGCGCGATGAATCGCAGCTTCCTCAGCGTGATCGCGGGCGGCTTCGGCGCGGAGGACGGCGGGGCGGCTGGCGGCGAACCGCGCGAGCAGCGTCCCTACAAGCAGGGCAGCGCGGCGGATGCGGCCTTCATGCTCGAACAGGCGGAGAAGGTCATCATCATCCCCGGCTACGGCATGGCGGTGGCGCAGGCGCAGCATGCGCTGCGGGAGATGACCGACATCCTCGAGGAGAAGGGCGTCGAGGTGAAGTTCGCCATCCACCCGGTCGCGGGCCGCATGCCCGGGCACATGAACGTGCTGCTCGCCGAAGCCAGCGTCGATTACGACAAGGTATTCGAGCTGGAGGACATCAACAGCGAGTTCGCGCAGGCCGACGTCGCCTTCATCATCGGTGCCAACGACGTGGTCAATCCCGCGGCGAAGACCGACAAGTCATCGCCCATCTACGGCATGCCCGTGTTCGACGTCGACAAGGCCAAGCAGGTGTTCTTCATCAAGCGCAGCATGGGCGGCGTCGGCTATGCCGGGGTCGATAACGACGTCTTCTACATGGACCAGACGATGATGTTGCTGTCCGATGCGAAGAAGATGGTCGAGGAAATCGTGAAAGCGCTCGATTGA
- a CDS encoding parallel beta-helix domain-containing protein, with protein MIRLSIAAALLASAAPAIAATHNVAPGEGAQEALQEALILAEPGDEIVLAAGRYTLTDGLSLDVDDVTVRGAGMDGTVLDFTTQQGAGEGLLVTSDGVTLRDFALENPKGDGVKSKGADNIVYYRIRVTWTRGPHPENGAYGVYPVESDGVLVDGVKVTGASDAGIYVGQSQNITVRNSIAEANVAGIEIENSRNALVEHNLATRNTGGILVFDLPNLPVMGGGNVIVANNLVIANDTPNFAPPGNIVAGVPRGTGIMVMANDKVLIEDNILSRNPTAPIMVIAYTQEFEDERYNPLPRDVVVGENRYDGGGYDPQLEGADMLLAAFGGELPPVLWDGLGSLSAVEGTAGWNLNLTEAGKGLGAAQPGPLAVGTPASEFDRSGIGAPAELEQRLGG; from the coding sequence ATGATCAGACTGTCGATTGCCGCCGCGCTGCTTGCAAGCGCTGCGCCTGCCATTGCCGCCACGCATAATGTCGCACCGGGTGAAGGCGCGCAGGAAGCCTTGCAGGAAGCGCTGATCCTCGCCGAGCCGGGAGACGAGATCGTGCTCGCTGCGGGCCGCTATACGCTGACCGATGGTCTCAGCCTCGATGTCGACGATGTGACCGTGCGCGGCGCGGGCATGGATGGCACCGTGCTCGATTTCACCACGCAGCAGGGCGCGGGCGAAGGGCTGCTGGTAACCAGCGACGGCGTGACGCTGCGCGATTTCGCGCTCGAGAACCCGAAGGGCGACGGAGTGAAATCCAAGGGCGCGGACAATATCGTCTATTACCGCATCCGCGTGACCTGGACGCGCGGTCCGCATCCCGAGAACGGCGCCTATGGCGTCTATCCGGTCGAAAGCGACGGCGTGCTGGTCGATGGCGTCAAGGTCACCGGCGCATCGGATGCGGGCATCTATGTCGGCCAGTCGCAGAACATCACCGTGCGCAATTCGATTGCCGAGGCCAATGTCGCCGGGATCGAAATCGAGAACAGCCGCAATGCGCTGGTCGAACACAACCTCGCCACGCGCAACACCGGCGGGATACTGGTCTTCGACCTGCCCAATTTGCCGGTGATGGGCGGCGGCAATGTAATCGTCGCCAACAATCTGGTGATCGCCAACGACACGCCTAATTTCGCGCCTCCGGGCAATATCGTGGCGGGCGTACCGCGCGGCACCGGGATCATGGTGATGGCCAATGACAAGGTGCTGATCGAAGACAACATCCTGTCGCGCAATCCGACCGCTCCGATCATGGTCATCGCCTACACGCAGGAGTTCGAGGACGAGCGGTACAATCCGCTGCCGCGCGACGTGGTGGTGGGCGAAAACCGCTATGACGGCGGCGGCTATGATCCGCAGCTCGAGGGTGCGGACATGCTGCTGGCAGCCTTCGGCGGCGAACTGCCGCCCGTGCTGTGGGATGGCCTCGGCTCGCTGTCGGCTGTCGAAGGCACCGCGGGCTGGAACCTCAACCTGACCGAAGCGGGCAAGGGGCTGGGCGCGGCGCAGCCCGGTCCGCTGGCAGTCGGGACGCCCGCCAGCGAATTCGATCGTAGCGGGATCGGCGCACCCGCCGAACTCGAACAACGGCTTGGCGGATGA
- a CDS encoding SO2930 family diheme c-type cytochrome has product MRSAGWLACAAVALSGAMVARATPPPPEYVNDAAIMGDGMPRLLSDYGFFDDPGAQVPVAGVHPYRLNTPLYSDGAEKMRFVYRAAGTQFTAQGDGLLDLPVGTALIKTFAFGEGSERRLIETRVLLHRADGWLALPYLWNDEQTDARLAVVGARIALTTPAGQAISYRVPNKNQCKECHGLSGEVVPIGPKARNLSHAWLSRMVTAGHLDRVPQDADQLPLWEERESAPLSAAARAYLDVNCAHCHQPGATASNSGLDLRWEQQAPEALGIGKRPVAAGRGAGGHLFDIVPGSPDASILTYRMASPEPGVAMPELGKATVDEEGLTIVRRWIEEMAP; this is encoded by the coding sequence ATGAGGTCAGCCGGCTGGCTCGCCTGTGCTGCTGTCGCGCTTTCGGGCGCGATGGTCGCGCGTGCGACCCCGCCGCCGCCCGAATACGTCAATGACGCCGCGATCATGGGCGATGGCATGCCGCGCCTGCTGTCGGACTACGGCTTTTTCGACGATCCGGGCGCGCAAGTGCCCGTGGCCGGGGTCCATCCATATCGCCTGAACACGCCGCTCTATTCCGATGGCGCGGAGAAAATGCGGTTTGTCTACCGCGCAGCGGGCACGCAGTTCACCGCGCAGGGCGACGGCCTGCTCGACCTGCCGGTGGGCACGGCGCTGATCAAGACCTTTGCCTTCGGCGAGGGCAGCGAACGGCGACTGATCGAAACGCGCGTGCTGCTGCACCGCGCGGACGGCTGGCTGGCGCTGCCCTATCTGTGGAATGACGAGCAGACCGATGCGCGGCTGGCGGTCGTGGGTGCGCGGATCGCCCTGACCACCCCGGCAGGGCAGGCGATCAGTTACCGCGTCCCCAACAAGAACCAGTGCAAGGAATGCCACGGGCTGAGCGGTGAAGTGGTGCCCATCGGCCCCAAGGCGCGCAATCTGTCGCACGCCTGGTTGAGCCGGATGGTCACGGCCGGGCACCTCGATAGGGTGCCGCAGGATGCCGACCAGTTGCCGCTGTGGGAGGAGCGTGAAAGCGCGCCGCTGTCCGCCGCCGCGCGCGCCTATCTCGACGTGAACTGCGCGCATTGTCACCAGCCTGGCGCGACCGCCTCGAACAGCGGGCTCGACCTGAGGTGGGAGCAACAGGCGCCCGAGGCACTGGGGATCGGCAAGCGACCCGTGGCGGCCGGGCGCGGGGCGGGCGGACACCTGTTCGATATCGTGCCCGGATCGCCCGATGCGTCGATCCTCACCTATCGCATGGCCAGCCCCGAACCCGGTGTGGCGATGCCCGAACTGGGCAAGGCGACGGTCGATGAAGAAGGGCTCACCATCGTGCGCCGCTGGATCGAGGAGATGGCCCCGTGA
- a CDS encoding alpha/beta hydrolase produces the protein MKWFWRILGGLALVLVAAFFVLRVPDTDAGAMYAKYGTPPSQMLGIDRTRRVHVRDEGPRDAPVVILLHGSNADLHTWQAWADALKSDYRVIRFDQRGHGLTGPAADGDYALDAFVKDIDAVADALNVERFTLAGNSMGGAIALGYAIANPDRLDGLVLVDAAGAPVERDGGGNLAFQLAAMPGVGNVMSQLLPRSLVERSLSQSVSNQAVVTPGTVDRYWELARYPGNRNATRQRFATPRRNFDAAQIAAVTVPTLVMWGEEDSLIPYAAAGWYMEHLPNATLANYPGVGHIPMEEAPEQSVADLRIWLGEVLASQDVADEGTAS, from the coding sequence GTGAAATGGTTCTGGCGCATTCTGGGCGGGTTGGCGCTCGTCCTTGTGGCCGCATTCTTCGTCCTGCGCGTACCCGATACCGATGCCGGCGCCATGTATGCTAAATATGGCACCCCGCCATCGCAGATGCTGGGAATCGACAGGACCCGCCGCGTGCATGTCCGCGACGAAGGTCCGCGCGATGCACCGGTCGTCATCCTGCTGCATGGCTCGAATGCCGATCTCCACACCTGGCAGGCCTGGGCCGACGCGCTCAAAAGCGACTACCGCGTGATCCGTTTCGACCAGCGCGGGCATGGGCTGACCGGTCCTGCGGCCGATGGCGATTACGCGCTCGATGCCTTCGTGAAAGATATCGACGCGGTCGCCGACGCGCTCAATGTCGAACGCTTCACGCTGGCGGGCAATTCGATGGGCGGGGCCATCGCCCTGGGTTATGCGATCGCCAATCCGGACCGGCTCGATGGACTGGTGCTGGTCGATGCCGCCGGCGCGCCAGTCGAGCGCGACGGTGGTGGCAATCTCGCCTTCCAGCTGGCCGCCATGCCCGGTGTGGGCAATGTGATGAGCCAGCTGCTGCCGCGTTCGCTGGTCGAGCGCAGCCTGTCGCAAAGCGTTTCCAACCAGGCGGTCGTGACCCCCGGCACGGTCGACCGCTATTGGGAGCTTGCCCGCTATCCCGGCAACCGCAATGCGACGCGCCAGCGCTTTGCAACGCCGCGCCGGAATTTCGACGCTGCGCAGATCGCGGCGGTGACAGTTCCCACGCTGGTGATGTGGGGCGAGGAAGACAGCCTGATCCCCTATGCGGCGGCCGGTTGGTACATGGAACACCTGCCCAATGCGACGCTCGCGAATTATCCCGGCGTCGGCCATATCCCGATGGAAGAAGCGCCCGAACAAAGCGTTGCGGACCTGCGGATCTGGCTGGGCGAAGTGCTCGCCTCGCAAGATGTCGCGGACGAAGGAACCGCCTCGTGA
- a CDS encoding aspartate/glutamate racemase family protein, producing the protein MRKLGIIGGMSWISTRAYYERINKSVQKRAAPLASPPLLIESLDYAPIAAAKNADDWDAIAATLVESARRLESAGAEGLVIAANAMHKVYDRLTEAVSIPVLHIADSVGQAMEDADCKSAALLGTRFVMTESFYRQRLVGHGVDLLPPDPNDVELVDGIIYKELMLGRVTRDAERALKTIITMKEKDGAEAIVLACTELELVVDTDANVLPVYDSTDIHCRAAADWILG; encoded by the coding sequence TTGCGCAAGCTTGGCATTATCGGGGGGATGAGCTGGATCTCGACCCGCGCCTATTACGAACGGATCAACAAATCGGTGCAGAAGCGGGCGGCCCCCTTGGCCAGCCCGCCGCTGCTGATCGAAAGCCTCGATTACGCGCCCATCGCCGCGGCCAAGAATGCCGATGACTGGGACGCGATCGCCGCCACGCTGGTCGAATCCGCGCGGCGGCTCGAAAGCGCCGGGGCCGAAGGCCTGGTGATCGCGGCCAATGCCATGCACAAGGTCTATGACCGGCTGACCGAAGCGGTCTCGATCCCAGTGCTGCATATCGCCGACAGCGTCGGCCAGGCGATGGAAGACGCCGACTGCAAGAGCGCCGCACTGCTTGGCACGCGCTTCGTGATGACCGAAAGCTTCTATCGCCAGCGGCTGGTCGGCCACGGCGTCGATCTGCTCCCGCCCGATCCCAATGATGTCGAACTGGTCGACGGGATCATCTACAAGGAATTGATGCTCGGCCGCGTGACCCGCGATGCCGAGCGTGCGCTCAAGACGATCATCACGATGAAGGAAAAGGACGGCGCCGAGGCGATCGTGCTGGCCTGTACCGAGCTCGAGCTGGTCGTCGACACCGACGCCAACGTGCTGCCGGTCTACGATTCCACCGATATCCACTGCCGCGCCGCGGCGGACTGGATCCTGGGCTGA